Proteins co-encoded in one Zerene cesonia ecotype Mississippi chromosome 3, Zerene_cesonia_1.1, whole genome shotgun sequence genomic window:
- the LOC119839509 gene encoding protein artichoke-like has product MWRLLLLFVPVVLSQQPWVPCSELNDDLRYPCRCKVQVDRALQLRILMNCDHVVFPGDFPPLPYGAPIVAFSQRWAGQQSLPTQIFSSYGLPMKELDFSHNSLRRLPDRLLSGIKGNLTKLVLADNLLGDNLNPIFSTAELHNLPSLEELDLSGNNIRGLEEGLLIGCNVMKILRLDRNNMISIPSSSLNGPLSLKLLSLRENRIALIRQASFVSQKTLEEIDLHGNMISSIEGGAFISLNDLQTLDLGRNKLSKFNSDVFQGIQNLEKLDLSENFITDFPTVALKSFTALKHLNLSSNMITNLDSSHLNSLSSLQVLDLSRNNLVKLSPGTFVGLSDLRYLDIGVNSLRTVEDDAFDGLVNLQTLLLRDNNILLIPATALSRLPSLTSVHLGFNRVTALSSDILRAVSDRINSLVLSRNVIRELPPAAFDHFKNLQHLDLSGNLLNSISADVFSGLEVTLEFLSLSQNRILGFTGQQLKFVSLWFLDISGNQISEVPVNAFESIPSLSHLNMSHNLHMSVLPQNVFNHNDALLVVDISNVGLKALPVNLFSKNHNLEKIYLSNNNLQEISEGSFKNLKNLTHLDLSYNNIVTIRTPAFVNVMSIQFLSLKGNQLNAFKGEFFNTGTSLEVIDLSDNQLSYLFPSSFKIHPRLREIILTNNKFNFFPSELISTLQYLELVDLSGNALKNVDELDFARLPKLRTILLARNELETVSEMAFHNSSQIQTLDLSYNKIDRLGDRLFEGLIRLETLNLAGNLLYELPDNIFDRSRLHMLECIVLSHNLFEQAPLKALQKQYFFVSSVDLSYNNIVDIPAEDSVMVNIKKLDLSFNPLSEKSVMSVLTEPKTVRDLNLAGTGMQNVGQLETPFLYRLNLSYNNITKLSEKTFTRTTLLESLDISHNQIVDVSNSLAISWPKLKNLQLLNISDNPIVMILEGNFEGLSSLRVLDIRRLEKCTKIEKNAFRTLSNLVELRAYDYPRLGYFDVQGALQFFLALEKLDVEFKDTNIGADQLHSTLHPRLEELGIRGSRLKTVSSGVLAGLKAPSITVRFRNTSMTNLPPALLFPLPRSSRITIDIGGSQLSTIQPQLLVALDDRRADLSMFGLDTNPIRCDCNARALRRWLPTVGIEDVRCDSPEHLSGFLLIEIGDDELSCDTRKRTTASSSSSTSLSTTFPPRLVHRTSAEPDIIWSVAPSHERSKNAGEPKGAPVLGVATSNNDDNLIIGIVGGVVAFIAILIVAICIVRLRMSSTSYRGGPLANSPGAGAAPLWGAAWPGYAGTLPPPSLSTATLPHKVQSGPGSVRYLAPPPPAPYFISMPPHEDKIYR; this is encoded by the exons ATGTGGAGACTGCTGTTGCTGTTCGTTCCGGTAGTGTTGAGCCAGCAGCCCTGGGTGCCATGTTCAGAGTTGAACGATGACCTCCGCTACCCTTGCCGGTGTAAGGTCCAAGTAGACAGAGCGCTCCAATTGAGGATACTGATGAACTGTGACCATGTGGTGTTCCCTGGAGACTTCCCACCATTACCGTATGGAGCTCCTATCGTGGCGTTCAGTCAACGATGGGCTGGCCAACAGTCCTTGCCAACTCAG ATATTTTCCTCTTACGGATTGCCAATGAAGGAACTGGATTTCTCTCACAACAGTCTACGTCGGCTACCAGACCGGCTGCTATCTGGGATCAAGGGTAATTTAACAAAGTTGGTTCTCGCTGACAACCTCTTGGGAGATAACCTAAACCCAATATTTTCCACCGCGGAGCTACATAATTTGCCTTCTTTGGAAGAGCTTGATTTAAGTGGGAATAATATAAGAGGATTAGAAGAAGGCCTACTAATTGGATGTAACGTAATGAAG ATATTACGTCTCGACCGTAACAATATGATCTCCATTCCATCTTCCTCTCTCAACGGGCCGCTTTCATTAAAACTTCTTTCGCTCAGGGAAAATAGAATAG CTCTGATCCGTCAAGCATCGTTCGTTTCACAGAAGACACTAGAAGAAATAGATTTACACGGGAATATGATTTCAAGCATCGAAGGCGGCGCCTTTATTAGTTTAAACGACCTTCAAACTTTAGATTTAGGCCGTAACAAGCTCTCGAAGTTCAATAGCGACGTGTTTCAGGGCATACAAAACTTGGAGAAGTTGGACCTTTCTGAGAACTTTATAACTGACTTCCCAACTGTCGCCCTCAAATCCTTTACGGCTCTCAAACACTTGAACCTGTCTAGTAATATGATCACG AATTTAGACAGCAGTCACTTAAACTCGCTTTCATCGCTGCAAGTGCTTGACTTGAGCCGGAACAATCTCGTGAAGCTGTCCCCGGGTACTTTCGTCGGTTTAAGCGATCTGCGCTATTTGGATATTGGAGTTAACTCGCTGAGAAcc gTGGAAGACGACGCTTTCGACGGATTAGTTAATCTGCAAACTTTGTTGTTGAGAGATAACAATATCCTGCTTATCCCGGCCACGGCTTTGTCGCGCTTGCCAAGTCTTACATCAGTTCATCTCGGCTTCAACAGGGTCACTGCTTTATCAAGCGACATTCTTCGAGCCGTCTCGGATAGAATCAATTCATTAGTTCTCTCTCGGAACGTTATTCGCGAACTACCGCCTGCAGCGTTCGATCACTTTAAAAATCTTCAGCATTTAGATCTTTCTGGAAACCTACTGAACTCAATATCGGCAGATGTGTTCAGTGGATTGGAAGTGACGCTCGAATTTTTGTCACTAAGCCAGAATAGGATTTTAGGCTTCACGGGACAACAGTTGAAGTTCGTTAGCTTGTGGTTCCTGGATATATCTGGAAATCAGATTTCTGAAGTCCCGGTGAATGCATTTGAGTCGATTCCGAGCTTGTCGCACTTAAATATGAGTCACAATTTACACATGAGCGTACTTCCGCAGAACGTTTTCAACCACAACGATGCGTTATTGGTCGTCGATATAAGTAACGTTGGATTAAAAGCACTGCCTGTAAATTTGTTCTCGAAAAATCACAACttagaaaaaatttatctctcaaataataatttgcaagAAATATCTGAAGGGTCGtttaaaaacctaaaaaatcTAACACATTTAGATTTGtcttataacaatattgtaacGATAAGAACCCCTGCTTTTGTTAATGTAATGTCTATACAATTTTTGTCGTTAAAGGGTAAtcaattaaatgcatttaaggGTGAATTTTTCAATACGGGTACAAGTTTGGAAGTTATAGATTTATCGGATAAtcaattaagttatttattcccttcgtcatttaaaatacaccCACGGCTGcgagaaattatattaacaaataacaaatttaatttcttcccTTCGGAACTTATAAGTACTCTACAATATTTAGAATTAGTTGATTTATCGGGAAACGCTTTGAAAAATGTTGATGAGTTAGACTTCGCCCGACTTCCAAAGTTAAGAACTATTTTATTAGCGCGCAATGAACTCGAGACTGTGAGTGAAATGGCTTTCCATAATTCTAGCCAAATACAGACATTAGATCTTTCTTATAATAAGATAGATCGATTGGGCGATAGACTTTTTGAAGGATTGATTAGGCTGGAAACATTAAACTTGGCCGGTAACCTTTTGTACGAACTCCCagacaatatttttgataGATCGAGACTCCATATGTTAGAGTGTATAGTCCTCAGTCATAACTTGTTTGAACAAGCTCCTTTAAAAGCATTGCAGAAACAATACTTCTTTGTATCTTCTGTGGACTTGTcgtacaataatattgttgaTATACCAGCTGAAGATAGTGTAATGGTAAATATAAAGAAGTTGGACTTATCATTCAACCCTTTGTCAGAAAAATCTGTTATGAGTGTTTTGACCGAACCAAAGACAGTAAGAGACCTCAATTTAGCTGGAACCGGCATGCAGAATGTAGGTCAGCTTGAAACACCATTTTTGTATAGACTTAACTTGTCCtacaataacattacaaaattatctgAGAAAACATTCACACGAACGACACTGTTAGAATCACTGGATATTTCCCATAACCAAATCGTAGATGTATCGAACTCTCTAGCGATTTCTTGGCCAAAACTTAAGAATCTACAATTGCTGAATATTTCCGATAATCCTATTGTAATGATACTCGAAGGAAATTTCGAAGGCTTATCTTCTCTACGAGTATTAGATATAAGGCGTTTAGAAAAGTGTACTAAAATTGAAAAGAACGCTTTCAGAACTCTATCGAATTTGGTTGAACTTCGTGCTTATGATTACCCTAGATTAGGGTATTTTGATGTTCAAGGCGCCTTACAATTTTTCTTAGCGTTAGAAAAGTTAGATGTTGAATTCAAAGATACAAATATTGGAGCTGATCAACTCCATTCAACTCTACATCCACGTTTAGAAGAACTTGGCATCAGAGGATCCCGCCTTAAAACAGTATCATCTGGAGTATTAGCTGGGTTAAAAGCTCCTTCAATTACAGTTAGATTTCGTAATACTTCAATGACAAATCTGCCACCTGCACTGCTATTTCCACTGCCGAGATCATCTCGTATAACCATCGATATAGGTGGAAGCCAGTTGTCCACAATACAGCCCCAGCTATTAGTTGCACTTGATGATAGGCGAGCTGATTTATCTATGTTCGGCTTAGATACTAATCCCATACGCTGCGATTGTAATGCGAGAGCACTTCGTAGATGGTTACCTACCGTTGGGATCGAAGATGTGCGTTGTGATTCACCGGAACACTTATCTGGATTCCTTCTTATAGAAATAGGAGACGATGAACTATCATGCGACACTCGAAAACGAACCACTGCATCTTCATCATCTAGCACTAGTTTGTCAACTACATTTCCTCCACGTCTAGTTCATCGAACTTCAGCAGAACCTGATATAATTTGGTCTGTTGCTCCATCTCACGAACGATCTAAAAATGCAGGAGAGCCTAAAGGGGCGCCTGTTCTTGGCGTGGCAACTTcaaataatgatgataatttgATTATCGGTATCGTTGGGGGTGTTGTTGCGTTTATTGCTATTTTGATAGTAGCCATATGTATTGTTCGCTTACGTATGTCAAGTACATCATATAGAGGTGGTCCATTAGCTAACAGCCCGGGTGCGGGGGCTGCCCCATTATGGGGAGCAGCTTGGCCCGGTTATGCCGGTACTTTGCCACCTCCATCGTTATCAACAGCAACGTTGCCTCATAAAGTGCAGTCAGGCCCCGGATCAGTACGATATCTAGCACCACCACCACCAGCACcgtattttataagtatgcCACCACATGAGGATAAAATTTATCGGTAG